One window from the genome of Pempheris klunzingeri isolate RE-2024b chromosome 7, fPemKlu1.hap1, whole genome shotgun sequence encodes:
- the pias2 gene encoding E3 SUMO-protein ligase PIAS2, with the protein MNLQQPAPLMPPVHPDVQMKALPFYDVLDVLIKPSSLGASTAQRYHQEKYFIFALTPQQVREVCISRDFLPGGRRDYMVQIQLRFCLSETSCPQEDNYPNSLCIKVNGKLFPLPGYAPPPKNGVEQKRPGRPLNITSLVRLSSAVPNQISVTWAPEIGKTYSVSVYLVRQLTSPLLLQRLRMKGIRNPDHSRALIKEKLTADPDSEIATTSLRVSLMCPLGKMRLTVPCRAVTCSHLQCFDAALYLQMNEKKPTWICPVCDKKAAYESLIIDGLFLEILNDCSDVDEIKFQEDGTWCPMRPKKEAVKVPSQSIPKIETSAPLRQVAPHSTEPSSTKKADVIDLTLESSSSSDDEEDTDPPLKKRCVYISKSEDMHAKGVLTYQPTVRVPNVQALDPSYLTSTLADYAVPFHPSTLATIPTDMQSLDLFSLIQADPQHYRPQMFLDNLTSSMQSAAAASTSSALVSSSSSHYDTNTHSASSIHETRVITGGGASAGGGTDSGISDIISLD; encoded by the exons ATGAATCTCCAGCAGCCAGCCCCTCTCATGCCCCCTGTCCACCCTGATGTGCAGATGAAGGCCCTGCCGTTCTATGACGTGCTGGATGTCCTAATCAAGCCCTCAAGTCTAG GAGCGAGTACTGCACAGAGGTACCaccaagaaaaatattttatctttgCTTTGACGCCACAGCAAGTTCGAGAAGTATGCATATCCAG GGACTTTCTACCTGGTGGCAGAAGGGACTATATGGTTCAAATTCAACTGAG GTTTTGCTTGTCGGAGACAAGTTGCCCTCAAGAAGACAATTACCCAAACAGTCTTTGTATAAAGGTCAATGGGAAACTTTTTCCTTTGCCA GGTTATGCCCCGCCACCAAAAAACGGTGTGGAACAGAAAAGACCAGGAAGACCTCTAAACATTACCTCCCTTGTCCGACTCTCCTCTGCAGTACCCAATCAGATCTCAGTGACATGGGCACCTGAAATTGGAAAA acCTATTCTGTATCTGTATACTTGGTGCGGCAGCTGACATCACCGCTGCTCCTGCAGAGGCTGAGGATGAAGGGCATCAGAAACCCAGACCACTCCAGAGCACTAA TTAAAGAGAAGCTGACAGCAGATCCAGACAGTGAAATTGCTACAACAAGCCTTCGCGTCTCACTTATGTGCCCG CTGGGTAAGATGCGGCTGACGGTACCGTGCAGGGCAGTGACCTGCTCTCACCTGCAGTGTTTCGATGCAGCCCTCTACCTGCAGATGAATGAGAAGAAACCCACCTGGATCTGTCCTGTGTGTGACAAGAAGGCCGCTTACGAGAGTCTCATCATTGATGG TTTATTCTTGGAGATCCTGAACGACTGTTCAGATGTAGATGAAATCAAATTCCAGGAGGATGGAACTTGGTGTCCCATGAGACCAAAGAAAGAGGCCGTCAAGGTCCCCTCTCAGTCAATTCCAAAGATTGAGA CCTCAGCTCCTTTGCGCCAAGTGGCCCCCCACTCTACGGAGCCCAGCTCCACCAAGAAGGCTGACGTGATTGATCTGACTCTGGAaagctcttcttcctctgatgatgaagaggacacAGACCCTCCACTGAAGAAACGCTGCGTTTACATTTCCAAGAGCGAAGACATGCATGCGAAGGG gGTGTTGACCTACCAGCCCACTGTGCGAGTGCCAAATGTCCAGGCCCTGGACCCGTCATATCTGACCTCAACACTTGCTGACTATGCAGTCCCCTTCCACCCATCCACCCTGGCCACCATTCCCACAGACATGCAAA GTCTGGATTTGTTTTCCTTAATTCAAGCAGATCCTCAG CATTACCGGCCACAGATGTTCCTGGACAACCTGACGAGCAGCATGCAAAGCGCAGCAGCGGCCAGCACCAGCTCAGCCCtggtctcctcctccagcagccactACGACACCAACACCCACTCTGCCAGCTCCATCCATGAGACCCGGGTCATCACAGGAGGAGGGGCGTCTGCGGGAGGAGGGACTGACAGTGGCATATCAGATATCATTTCACTAGACTGA